The segment gagaaaaataagggAAGTCAAAGAAGGAGTGAAACGGTCTCCAGAAACCTTGCAAAACACAGATGACAAAACCAACACATCCAGCTCTCACTGGGCTTTGAATCTTAGGGCTCTGCAGCCTTTTGCAtcaactgctttcatttttctgatgCCTGAGATAAAGCATATTCTGCCCAATACCCCACAGTGTCTGGAGCCCAAGCAGCTCAAACTTTCCAACTGTCTCCGACTCTTTTGAATTCAGCCACACAAACAGAGTCCACAGTGCTTAAGGGCAGCTGAAAACTGCTGTTACCTGTAAATATGTGCTGCACGTAATCAGGGTGCttctcagcaaagcttttgttgGCCTCCTTTATTTTGTCAGTCTTGTTCTCTTTCTCAAAAGGTGtgtacagaacagaaaaagagacttCTCCACTAAGGGCTTCTTGAGTCATAGCCtagaaaagggcaaaaaaattaGACActtagtgaaaaaaacccaaacaaaacaaccaggTCGTTTGGATGGAGACTCCATGAGCCAGGAGTTGGTCTCAGTGGTCCTtgggggtccctcccagcctggcatATCCTGTGATTCCTTCCCAGGCTGTCAGTTGTTACCTGCCAGTACAGCTGGATGAGGTCACTggtctccagcccagctccttcagccaagACGTACAGATACTGCGCGACCATGGCGCTCCTGaggacaaaagcagcagaggagtgtgcaggcagagaaggGGATCTGTGGCCAGACTGAAAGGAGGTCCTATTCACAGAGTGTCACGTGAGGTTGATACCAAAGGTTACACAGAACTCCCAAGTCCTTGTCCAACTTTTAGAAAAGTaccagcaaacacatttttagcTCGCTAAACTCTTGCCAGCAAATAGCCCTGGATGTCATTTAGGGCCGCAAGTGGGATTATTCACGTTAACATGAACTGGGAAgactggagctctgctgcccctgagatcacacacacaaagccagTGCAAAGTTCCGACGGATTTTGGAAAAGCCTGGCTCTCGGAGGATGTGTCACTGCCGAGAGCTGCAAGGAAAGGGATGCAGAGGAGCCCTGTGGAAGCCCGAGCAGCAGAAGTACCTTGCAGCCTCCGAGTATCTGTGCAGGCACCGAAAGCAAGCGGCTTGGCGCAGGTGACTGCGGAAGTGAGAGGGGTTCTGAATGATGCTCCTTGGAGACAGAAGAGGAATGGACAAGCTTAGACTGAGGTTTCTTACGTCATTAAAGCTTCTAAGAATCAAACGGTGACTGAGGCAGACACTGTGTGCACTTCTGCTCTACAACTCCATGCTACATCTCCAATGTCAGGTgaactctctctccctctccctctccctctccctctctctccagctgtggtcGATGAAGAAAATAGTactaaaaatattacttaaagGTTAATTTCATTGTGGTTTTATCCTAAATGCAATTTCATTAGGGGTTTGTGTATTCTAGAAGAAATGTTTCAGGGGCAATATTCTCTCTTGCCTTCGGCGTGTAGGTAGCATAAGTAAAACTGCTACAGCACAAGTTCTTGTTaacccccagctccccaggcaggagcagcaggtgtCTGGCCCATCTCCCTGGAAACATTGTGCATCTGGAATGTTTCAGAAGGTGAACCTgagttattttgaaatactcTTTGTACAAGGCATAGGTGCAATGTGGGTGAACCTTGGCCCGTGTATTAGACCCTTCACTTCAACAGATGCCATTCGTCCAATCGAAACACCAGTGCCCCATGTAAGGTGTGTTTTCCTGATCCTTCTTTTCTCACCATTAGACTGGTTCTTCCTGCACTGCAGTTATTCCTAGTCTTTGTTTCATGGTGGATTTCAGTCTTAGCAGTGACTCTAATCCATATTTTCTCTCACCTGTGTGAATGTTGCAGAGCAAGGTCAGGCTGCCCCAGTTTTAAGTAGCAGATGACGAGCTTTGACTCAATCCAACTGGCAAGCCTGGAAATATCATCTGGAGAGGACTTCAAGGGGTCCTCTGTAGCAAAGCCTTTACTGCAAAGCTGcacatgaaacaaaaccatgaTTTCCAATTATTAGAATACACCATGTGCTGCTAGGTGGAAATACTTTTTGTGACTGATCAGTGGAGAAAACTCAAGTCTCATAGACTGTGGCTCTAACTAAAGTCAGCATTACAAAAATCAGTACAGAGGACAGAAAGGTCTTTCagggatgttttggtttttgcttctGGGGAAAGCTGGATTAAGAGACTGCTGAGAAGCCCCAGCCCTACAATTCTGTGATGTCCCAATCACTCTGTCCGCAATCCCAGGGATTCATTTCTTCATCCCTTTTCCTGGTATGTCCATTCACCAGCCTTTCCTCTTAGGAGGAGACAAGCCCTCCTTTCCTCTTAAGTGACCCGTGGTGCTGTCCCTACCACAGCTCATTTCAGAATATAGGGGGcaacaaagcacttaaaaatgacGATACTTTATCATTTTACTCACTAGCTGCTGTAATatttatcacttaaaaaaaattacttcagtattGTAGAAAAAGCCAGTTAGGGATAGGATATTTGAGGATAGGATAGTTGCTTGTGAACTGGAAAGCCCCTAGTATTTGACAAATGCTTTTGAATGAAGTTTGGCAGAACAGTGCTAAAAGAAGTGCAGGCGGTCCCTTTCTCAGGGTTTCAAGTGCCTGGCTGAAGAGATTGGAGTCAGAGTGGAGAGAAAACATTATCTAGGGCAGAGTGAAAACTCCCAGGTATTGAGAGGGCATTTGTTGCTGATTAAACAATGCTGGGATTAAAAAGAGgagcatttttttcatgctatgGGACTTCCATTTCCTCTACACGTTAATACAGTTCAGAACttggagaaaaatacaaaattacctGAGATTCTCTGGTTCAGTCCAACACTTCCCCCCTTCTGCGGTTTATTTAGAACTCCTAATTTTCACATCTCAGGTGAAATTGCATCTCGGGATTTCTCTTCAACCCTAAGCATTCCAGCTTGGTGCTCCTGGTTCCCTTTGCTattcctgccccagggagcGCCGGGACAGCCCCGCCGTGGCTTTACCGGGGGGTCACACCCCTTTAGCCCCGTACCTCCAGTGCCGTGGAGAACTTGGCCGCGGCTGCTGCGAAATCGCGCTGCGTGTACCGAGCGCTGCCGTCCCGCAGGGCGGCCTGGAGCGCAGCGCCAGCGCGGTGCCACACGCTGTCCCCTgcggctggggcaggagcctggcccgctgctgctgccgctgcagACATCAGCGGCTCGCCAGGCTCCGCCTCAGTGTCCGCCTCATCAGCGCCGATCAGCTCCGCTTCTATTTCCCTGAGTCTGGAGAGAGGAATGGGAAGCGGAGGGCCCGGGAATGTCCCTGTGCCGCTCTCTGCTGGCGTTTCTGCGTTTGTCCCGGACAGATTTCCATGGCTTTCTGCTTTATCTGCGCCACTCTGTGGTCGTTGTTTGTGCTCTTCTGCCTCCtgcaagagaaggagcaggaggtgagagGAGAAGCGTGGGATTTAAAGTCATTTCAGAGAAccccagcatggtttgggttggaagggacctccaggatcatctcattccacccccctgccatgggcagggtcaccttccactatcccaggtcactccaagccccgtccagcctggccttggacacttacagggatggggcagccactgcttctctggacagcctgtgccagggcctcagcaccctcacagccaagagtttcttcctaaaatccaatctaaatctctttcaccttaaagccattcccctttgtcacAACTTGCCTTTGCAAAATGTCCCAggaaagctttgttttgtttccagaagTGATTTCGGAAAATACTTTACCATGGATTTTAGCACCAAATAGGGTGACATGAAGGGGCAATATGTTAAAATTAGTTGCCTTTCATTCTTTTAACTTTACTGGATGCATTGGGATAAATAGATTTGGAACATATTATTGAATTAAAttgaatgaagaaaagaaaacagaatgaaataaaatgcaagtatctggggaaaaaatgtcttttcatagTCCTGAGTGGAGATCTAATGTTCCTTCTCTGCCTTATCCTGCTAAAAGGAGGGCAGGTATTCCGTCCTGTGAATCGCTCCAAACCGAGCCTAGGGACACTTGTGAGACGGCGTCCAAGAGCAGGCGTTTGCTTTATTCGGTGCCGGCTGTgcggggatcgctcctcctagcACACACCCACCCCAGGCACACGGCAGATTACCATGTACGGTTACattttatgtatattcattatttgctttagaaaaggtGTGGTTATGCAAACTATTTTTTGGAACTCATCATTATCATTAGCACACGCAGAGCACAGGGCTCCCTGGTGGTTGTGCTGAGGAAGGCTTCAAGTCTTCCTCAGGGGGTGTCTTGATGAAGGCCGTGTGTCTTCTCCACTGTGcgcttttcacctttctcctctAGGCATGCACAGTCTCTGctgtttcagcagtttcttCACTGGTTTTAGCAAGCTTTGTCCTTCATTCTTGCAAGTTTTGTCTTGCCAAGTTACATTCCGTGTCTTAAGCTTATGGCTAACATTTGCTAACTTTTAACACCGTATCTTATGTTTTCATAATGCTTTCACAAGTACCGTGATCTTAACCCTTTCACCTATTCCAAAGTACCACCTGAGATGCCTCTTCTGATCCCAACAAGAATGGGTGTTCCCTGATGGAGAACCAATTTCAAAATCTACTTAAACCTATGAAATCTATTTCTGCACTGAGCACATTGAATATGCTTAGGACATGGATTCCTGTGACCACAGCAGAATTAAACAGTGCCATCTGAGATCAGATTCCTCTTATAGTTGTACATGTTCACTGTCAAAGACGTTGTTAAACTGACCAAGCAGAGGAAAGAAGTCTCCTCTGAGGTACAGTGGGGATCCAGAAGTCAGGCACGGAGAAATGAACCCCACTCAGGGACAGGAGAGCCACGGCTGAGCAGCTTCCCCTTTGCAGGGTTCCTGCAGTTCCTTTCCCTTAAGTCCCATTGCAAAACGGTCCTGAGTCAGCTCAGCAGAGTTGTACTCACCTCAGAGGCTGTTGAGGAAGATCCCTGTTGAGAAGACATGTGAGAAGGGAACTGCTGGCTCACTCCAAGCTCCTGGACCACCTGGAAGAATACAGGGATGAGCACACTCACGTTTGCATGGCTGTCCCTGAGGCAGTTGGTCCTAAATGTTTTCCCAGCCTTCCTCAGCTCAGGAATTCCAGCTTagctcttcctcccctccttagGAATCCtttcagccccagagctggaaaatgaaacaacCTGCAGGAACTGTCTTACCTGATTAGAACACCAGAAGGCAagttgttcagagccccatccagcctgaccttgaatatttccagggtgACCCCTGTTTgctgtgggcaacctgtgccagggcctctccacctTCCTCACCATTCCTcctccagggaggaatttcttctcaCTATCCAACTGAACCCTGCCCTTTGTCAGTtggaagccatttccccttgtgctgtccctgcaggtccTTGCAAAGTCCCTCCCGGGCTCTTCCTGAGtcccttcaggtgctggaaggagCTCTAAGGTCTCTCCCAAGCCTTCTTCAGGCAGAGTggtcccagctgtcccagcctttcccatagcagaagtgctccagccccctgagcACCCTCTGATCCTTCCTGTGGGCTCCTCTGGGCCGCAAGGAATcatctgggaggggactgggagaaAGCCATTGCAGCCTCTGGCAGGTGCTGAGGCTGGCTGTAAACTGGGGTGCTGGCAATGCAGTGAAAAGCTGCTCCCTCGTTAGTGGCCGTGGTGATGGGAGGAGGAGATGTGGGTGTGCCCTGGCATGGCCAGGAGTCCCCGTTCCCTGCCAGGCCTGTCCCCAGGCCAGCACCAAAGCTGCCGCCAGCTCTGGAACAGCCCCCCGGGAATGCCCTGTTGTTCCCAAAGGGAACTGTTCCCCGTGGGACAGCCCAGGCCCACGCAGAGCCCCTCTGGGCCTggcccagggagagctgccccTTCCCCACTCACCTGCTGGGGCTCCATCAGCCGTTCTGGCAGTTGCTGGGCTCCAGTTCCACATCCAGGGCGGTTGGAGAGTCCCCGCCCCAGCCCaactgctccctgccccagcacctgcccccccagcccttccccagccccccagGCCCCACGGCCTGGCCACCCCAAACACGATGGGGCACATCGGGCACCGCTCCTGCTCCGCAGCTGCTGCTCGGCAAGGGGGGAACGGCTCCAGGCCCAGGTCCACTGAGGGCAGTCAGGAGCTCCCAAATcaatccctccttcccctcctgggcttcacctgcagctgggcaggggctgacACTGCGCTGGGCTTGTGCTTGTGCTTGTGCTTAAAATGATCCCAAAGACCATTTTCCTGTGGGGGAGCAGCTGTCACTGTGCAATTGGTGGCTGAAAGGGATGTGACCCAGGTGCAGACATGTCTCTGTCACTTCAGACAGCGTGTCTCTGGTTTTCAGAGCCGCTGAACACAACTCTGCTGAAGTTAAACACAGGCTTTGCTGTCAATCACTTTGAAAACCAAACTCAGAATTTGTAACAGCTCTCCTCTTGTCTCCGCCTGCTGTTGTCCATAATTAgattgaagatttttttagattttcatgTGAAAGGGCGTTTCAATGTGTTCTTCCTGCAAGTATTGCAGGCAAGTGACCACTTTTACTTGTGCCTTACTTTCAAGCCTGGGAGTATCTGCCTTTCATTAAAGTCATTTTTAAATGCACCTCAAAGCTTAAATAACTCAAAGCATCTTTCTTCCCAGCAAGAATATAATAGGTCTTTGGTTCaatctgccttaaaaaaaattgacgATGACCATGAAAAATATCttagaaaatatgaatttttttgttcctaatCTGAATGTCCAACTGGACAAACCCTCCTGTGGTTTGGTGCAGAAATGCAAGTCAGATTTCTTTTGTACCTCTGAACTTGCAGGAtaatttgattgcttttttcagcagcctaatgacagtaaaaaaaaaatgaggtttgtCTTTTTGGTATGGTGGGagtctttttattatttatttatttttatttttcaagactCTCAAATCTTGCACTTTATTAATAGTGGctacagtaaaattaaaataaggcCTTCATTGCAATGGAGAAGTTACaaattttgcagctgcttgCCCTGCCCTGTTCTATGTCATTGCTGTGTGTGAAGCCTCTGGGCTTCTGCTTCTGGGGTTCCCTCTTTCACTGGTTTTGGAAATTTGATGGCAGTGCTCACATTTTCGAAAGAAGACTTCATTCCAATTAAATTTATTGCCTGAGCTCTTCCAGTCCAGGTGCTTGAAGCTTGTTTTCTAATGTTGTTGGTTTTCTCAGCTTCTGTTAGTATTTGTGATTTTATAACAAAATGTTCTTGGATGTCATTTTACAAGATTCTGTAATCAGCCTGCTATTTTGCTCTTGGATTTCTTAGTGCTGGCTCAGAACTGAACGCAGCATTTTGGGAGGGAACCCGTCAGTCTGAGATAGGattctctcagcagcagctgttttgcaCATCTGAACTAAGGTAACAGGAAGCCACGAACTGAATATCCCGCCCATTGCAGAACCCCCAGTGCTCAGTGTGGAGCCAGCTGGTGACATCTCTGCCGTCCCCAGGCCCCGCTGTCTCTGTATCCCTGTGGCTAGTGGGCAGCGGGAGCTGGTGCGATGGGCACGTGGAGatcctgcagtgctggacatGGGGCAGAGTCCTGGACGAGCAGGGGGACGGGCAGGGCCAGCGTGGTGTGCCGGCAGCTGCGGGACGGCGAGGCAGAGACAGCCGACACTCCCCGAAACCTCAGCGGGACCGGGAGCCGTGGGGCGCTGTGAgggggccctgggcagggcacCAGGCCGACCTGGCCCTgtgcagcacctccctgcccgAGCGGGCACCGTCTGCAGAGGTCGTGGAGGATGTGGGACTCATTTATTGTGTTTTACTGTTTATCGTGTTTCACCTCCGGAGTTTGGTGGGGCTTTTGGTTTGTGGttgtttgtttacttattttattGCTGGTGGGTTTAGTTTGGAGTTTTGGGAGGGGTAGAGGGGAGGTGGttcttttgttattatttttaattaatatcttttcaggtttttaattagcagaaacccttccctgcctgtttgCAGCCAGATCTAGGGTGAAAGGAGGTGGAAGTTGGTGCAAAGGAGCTGTGACTTCACTACAGAATTCAGAAGTCTCATGTGACAGAAAGTGAGGCAGGTCCCAGGTAGCCACTGGGAGaaagggctgggggctggaggtgaTGGGCACAGCTGTCCATCCTGTGTTGGGCCACGAGGAACTGTTTCTCCATTGGTCATGATCTCCTTAGGAAACCCTGGATCAAGGTCAGCTGCACAGTGCTGCTATCATGTCTTCAAAGGGGTCATTGGAATCTTTCTCTCTAATCCTCCAATGTCTAATTAGCTGTATAATCCTTGAGGACTTGACAAAGGGGGTGGGTGGGAAGGCAGCGACTCATTAGgcctttcttcattttaatgagCCCTGCAGTGTATTTGGTGTTCTGAGTCCAGGATCCTCAGGTCCTGAGAGGAGATAGCAGCAGTCCCTCAAGAAATCCAAGTCAGAAGAGAAACCCCAAGTGTCTTGGAGCATTCAGAGTTGCCACTGAAAGCCCTTTCTGATGGAGCCTCCCCAGGGCCTCCTTTGAGCCAGTCACTGGAGGCTGTGattgcaggcaggcagaggcacTGGGCAGGTGGCTCTGGTGCTGAGCAAAGCCTTTGTTTGATGGAGCAGAAGGACCAAGGCCTGAATCCCGGCCTCTGGGACGGGAGATCCTGTCCCTCTCAGAGCCCAGGGCTCTCcctggaggcagcctgggctgtgaagggcagtgcccagggaaggACAGCAGTGTAACGGTGCCCAGcgtccccagggctgcctggacacagccccagtgccacGAGGACAACTTGTCTCCTCACAGACCTCACTGGTGCAGACAACTGCCATGGCCAAGGGCACCAAGAGCTCAGGCCCTTGCAGGCAGCTTCAAAGCTCTTGGGGAAGGACCCTCTGGGAAGGCCAGGACGGGGAGTCCTCTTTCCTCATCAGCCTTGTCGCAATGAccgccactgaccactgcccaggctagctccTGCGGTGTgcgacaggagtggggagcagctggaggctctcggctttaaagctgctcctcaggagctcagctctgcccacgggagctgaagctccaggcacagtggctgtcagcagtcccgacgagggagaggataaaaagtagcaaggaggcTTGCCACACGGGATAATCTAAGTTTATTGCAGGCAACTCCCAGGAGAcaagcctccagcagctccagggaacccCTTATAAAGGGAGGTGGTACAATGGGGATGGCTTAACTGGGGACCAATAGGAATCTCTAAGGGAGGGATGTGGATGAGGATAGACATTGCCTTGGGCCAATAGCCCCAAGGGGAGGAGGGGCaagggatcacatgccccaatggggcatcgaggtttaggggatttccaaagggggaggtgtctagaggggtagggtctcgggggattgatggggaccatataagggtaaaTTGGGAGGTTTCACATGATGGACCCTGGACCTTggggaacaacaggaggggtttgggtgattgatagggaaagagctagaacaaggggaggagaacaaccatgtagggagcagcaggggagaggCTTGGGTCTGGGGGAAACCAACTGGaaataggagtggggaaggtagggatgaaccattggggtacagAAAACTTACATAAAACTACAATAAAGGTATCGCATCACCACAAGCCTCATCCTCTCTCAAGCACTCAGCCCAGTCCTGTTTGCTCTTTTACCACCACCCCAGGTTTGGATTCCTttgcaccagctgctgcctttctgagcCATGGTAATTCTGCCCAGGCCAGCAGTGCCATGAAATGAGTCTCTTCCTTCCATGAGCTCTGCtggcctgctgctcctcacactgtCATCCAAGAGATC is part of the Corvus hawaiiensis isolate bCorHaw1 chromosome 25, bCorHaw1.pri.cur, whole genome shotgun sequence genome and harbors:
- the LOC125338286 gene encoding spermatogenesis-associated protein 16-like, with the protein product MEPQQVVQELGVSQQFPSHMSSQQGSSSTASEEAEEHKQRPQSGADKAESHGNLSGTNAETPAESGTGTFPGPPLPIPLSRLREIEAELIGADEADTEAEPGEPLMSAAAAAAGQAPAPAAGDSVWHRAGAALQAALRDGSARYTQRDFAAAAAKFSTALELCSKGFATEDPLKSSPDDISRLASWIESKLVICYLKLGQPDLALQHSHRSIIQNPSHFRSHLRQAACFRCLHRYSEAARSAMVAQYLYVLAEGAGLETSDLIQLYWQAMTQEALSGEVSFSVLYTPFEKENKTDKIKEANKSFAEKHPDYVQHIFTDPHGIHLLPERAESHPDQQYLLTLGFRNKEIGKTVEMSVTRKLPVFRGRKRAFSPSMEEEEETFWQNTGKRIMAAMAFIGSTKIKDERGPCARAIEQFHHASLLSRLQRREEQAQVMTQAMAELATAPYLQRVSQEDDKLLQSLMADAVDILAGRTGERVWTKIQKVALIEEYLREGEEHYLRTPHMQIPGMENMNWTPRGQGYLRLKNTNMFIPNPRSLATGPKKRRIAFAKS